The genomic interval TATAATTTTTTATAACCTTTAAATAAACTATAATTCAGAAAATCAGGTAAGTCAAAATTTTCTTTTGCGTCGGCAATTCCTAATTCTCTTTTCACATTATCTTTGCCTAAACGAACACCTGTCCAGGTTTCTTTTGTTTCATCTTTCTCCTGAACGAACAATATTTCTTTCGATGTGCTTTCTTTTTTCGAATCATAATCATAATATTTTATCCCGCCGCCGGAAAGCATGAGGACTGAATCCGGTTCAAGAAAACCTGTCAGGTAATAAAAATTCTTGTGCTGTCTGAAATTATAATTCGCATCGTACGATTTATTTATATGCGTATTGCCGAATATAACTGCAATGGAATCATCTCCCATCAGTTTTGCGAATTCGTCTCTTCTTGATTTGTGAAACTCCAGTTGTTCTTTATTCATTTAATTTTTCTAGTTAAAAATTATTTTAATCGTCTAAATTGCTCTTCGAAAATTCATCTAATCCTTCTATCTGAATCGGATAATTTCCTGTGAAGCAGGCAGTACAAAACCCTGTTTCAGGGTGAGTTTTAGGAACGCTTTCCAACAGCTTTTCCTCTGTTAAATATGCCAGCGAAGTTACTCCAAGAGAATCTCTTATCTCCTCTATATTCTGATTTTTTTGGTTTGCAATAAGCTCAGCCTTAGAGGGAAAATCCATTCCGTAATAGCATGGAGAAACTATCGGCGGTGAAGTAATTTTTAGATGTATCTCTTTAGGATTCGCTTTCTTTAGTAAATCAACAAGCAGCTTTGAAGTTGTGCCCCTCACAATAGAATCATCTATCATCACAACTTTTCTATCGGCAAGCACACCTTTAACAATATTAAATTTAGTCCTTACCTTCATTTCTCTTTTGTCCTGACCGGGCTGAATAAATGTTCTTCCGACATAGTGGCTTCTTATCAATCCTATTTCATTTTTTATATCCTGATTGTGTTTTACTGCTTCACTAAAATAGCCGAGCGTTGCAGTGTTCGATGAATCAGGAACGTTTATAACAACTACTCTTTTCGGGTCGCTTTCTTTTTTTGGCGGCTGACTTTCAAGAGCAAGATTTTTTCCTATACGTCTTCTTACCTTATCAACTTTTTCTTCAAAGACTATGCTGTCAGGTCTTGAAAAATATATATATTCAAATATACAGTGCTTGTACTGGTCAACTTTCTTAAATATTATAGATTTCTCTTTCTGCGTTTCAATAACATCCTTATCAATCGTAATCATTTCTCCCGGCATAACATCTCTTACATAATCAGCATTAATAATATCCAGCGCACATGTTTCCGATGCAAATACAAAACTATCGCCAAGCTTTCCCATACAAAACGGCCTCACGCCATACGGGTCCCTTATTGCAAAAAGTTTGTCATCAGTTAAGATGCAAATTGAATACGCACCTCTTATATACGAAACTGCATCAAGTATTTTATCCTCGATAGTTTCCTTCTTGCTTCGCGCAATTAAGTGAAGTAAAAGTTCACTATCCGTTGAAGTCTGAAACAGCGTTCCTTCGTTCTGCAGATAATTACGGAGTTCTTTTGTATTTGTTAGGTTTCCGTTGTGAGATAATGCGAGATTACCGCCTTTGAAATTTACTTTGAAGGGCTGTATGTTTGTTCTCTTATCGGAAGCACCTGTAGTAGAATATCTCGTATGCCCAATTGCAGCATTTCCCTTTAATACATCCGTGAGAATTTTTTCATCGCGGAAAACATTCGATACCAGTCCGTGATCTTTATGAATATTAAACCTATATCTTTTCTCGTCGGGTAGAAATTCAGAAGAGACAATTCCTGCTGCTTCCTGTCCCCTGTGCTGAAGTGAATGAAGTCCGTAGTAAGTCATTATTCCCGCTTCAGGATTATTATAAATTCCAAATACTCCGCAATTCGAATTAATTGCGCTTTCTTTCTTTTTATACTCTTTTACTTTTTTTATCAAGTTAATGTAGTTTAAAGTACTCTTATATGATTTGAAAAAATCCATCCTTTATCCTGTTTCCAGCACTCAATTCTGTAGCATCCCTTTTCATCGGAGTCCCATATACATTCCATGGATTCAAACTCATCTATACAAACTCCGTCCTTTATTAATCTTACTCTTGCTTTCTCCGGAATTAATGCGCGAAGAATTATTTTTTTATCGGGATTATCATAGATTATCTCATCTCCCATAATGTATGTCCTACCGTTGTAATCAGCAAAAAATCTGAATCCTTTACCGCTGCCATGATATGTATTTACAATAAAAGAATTTCCATTCTTCAATGCTTCAAGAATTTTATTCCTGTCATGATGATATGTCTGAGGATTATTTTTTTTAATTTCAGTCTCTAGCAGAACGTTTGTTCTTATTGATTTAAACAAAACCTTATAAGGGAATATTTCAACTTCATAAAATCCCATAATATTTTGTTTGTGTGCGTGTGCATCAATTCCTCCCATGGCAACAACTTTTCTTTTTGTATTAAGGTCGTCCCATTTCTTTAAAGTTGTTTCAGGCGGAGCCACAATAGAACGCAAAGGATGGATAAATCTTTGCAGTTTATTTTTTTCATTCATACCTTCAATCCACTCGCTCATGTGATTCCATATTTCTATTCCCGTAAACTCTGCATCCCAAGCCTGCCAAGGATAAGAAGGATGGTCAGGTAATAATTTTCTTTTTTCATCAGGGTGGGCAGTAAAACCAAATCCCCCTTCTTCATTTATTTTCTTAACGTATTCTTCAGCAGTTAGGATTGAACCAAGCTCTCCGTCATCTAATTTCTCATAAGACCCGATTACTTTCTCCAACCCGAATGTTAAATAATGGTTTTTGTTCTGCAAGTCATTCATTTCATATCCGACAATCAGCATGGAATCATTGTACCATTTCTCGTAACCGTCATCCTTCGCCTTCATTGTATTATGGTCAGTCAGAATTGCGAAGTCAAGATTTGTTTCATTTGCAAAGCGCATAATATCCGGTACAGTACCTGTCCCATCGGAATAAGTTGAATGTATATGAATTGCGCCGGAGTACTCGAACATAAAATATCTTTATTCTTTAATTTGTATTTACTGTATTGGTATATTTGGCTGCTGTAAATTTTTCTTTTTATAAATCTGATAAGCTATGAAACTTCCCAGCATACCGAACAAAGGATACAGAATAATATTCATAACAAATGTTATGATTATAAGCGTCGGTGAAAATCCAAATTTGGTAAACTCCTGTGAAAGTTTTTCCATTATCTGCATTGCTTCAGGCGGCATTTCTTTTCCCATCTGACTCATCATGTCCATTATTTCTGCAATCGGATTCGTTTTTGAAAACAAACTTATTACGAGAGTTACACCTGTGTTAATAACAGCAGAAATAATTCCTGAAAGCAGTCCTATCAAAATTGAATCTTTTTGAGTCAGCAGTAAGTTATTGCTTATCAGCTGCCTTGAGTAATACGTTACTCCGATAAATCCTCCTAATATTATTCCCATACAGCAAAATGTATTTACAAGATTCAATAAAGGCACTGATGATAAAATCACCATTATTGATGCGCTTAAAATAACAGGAGTAAGTTTATTGGGTGAGTTATTCATTTATACTTTTATTTTTTTATAGAAGGAATTAAAAATATCATTTACTAATTTTACAAATCCGGGAATTAAGAAAAACGGAAGCATAAATCCTGCAATACCGCCTGTAAGACTTCTTGTCAAAAATGAATTTGTCATTAAACCGAAAACATCTAAAAGAGCATCTGCTGCAATAAGAAAAACCGGAATTATCAAGAACCAGATTGAGGGGAGTTCTGTATTACTCAATTTAAACTTTACAGGATAAAAAATAACTGCGATTAAAAATCCCAAATAAATGCTTGTGCATCGCGAACACACTGCAAACTTATACCCCAGCAGATGAAACGAACGCGCATCCTGCTGATGACAAATGGGTGTAAAAAAATAATATATGAAGACCGAAATTTTTGCAAAAACTCCGCCTATTTCCATAAATAAAGGAGCAAGTATAATAGCAGAGCACCAGACAATTGAGGCTATTAAAAAAGTTAAATATACTCTCTTAGAATACTTAATATGGATATCAGAACTTTCGATTATATAAAATAAATAATAAAAGATTAAAGATTAATTTATAAATTTATTCTGAATTTTTTAATCTGTAATTTATGGGCTTAATCAAATTTTTAAAGACTTATTTTAAGACTTAATGGACGCAATAATTGAATTTTTCAAGAACCTCTACAATTACGAAGCACTTATTAAAATGGTGGGCTTTTATGGCGTAATAGCTATTGTATTTGCTGAAACAGGACTGCTTATCGGATTTTTTCTACCGGGTGACTCATTATTATTAACAGCAGGCTTACTCACAGCAACTAATTTTCTCGGAGTAGATATTACAACACTTATTGTTGCGTTAGTGCTCGCAGCCGTAATTGGAGATAACTGCGGATACTGGTTTGGAAGATTAACAGGTGAAAAAATATTTGCAAGGAAAGATTCAAAACTCTTCAAACAAAAATATCTTACCAGCGCGAAAGAATTTTACGAAAAACATGGCGGCAAAGCAATTATATACGCGCGCTTTGTTCCCTTCGCAAGAACTTTTGCTCCTATAGTAGCAGGCGTTGCAAAAATGCCTTACCAAAAATATGTTACATTCAGTATTTCAGGAGGTATTCTGTGGATTGCATCAATGTCACTTGCAGGATATTTCTTCGGACAGATTCCTGTTGTAAAACAAAATTTTGAAAAAGTAGTAATACTTGTGATTGTGCTATCAGTGCTGCCGATTGTTATCGGATATTTTAAGGAAAGAAAGAAAAAGAAAGCAGCAAAAGCTTAACTCTGCAGATCTTTTACTTTGTAGTTTTCTTTGAAGAAATAATAAGCGCCGATTAATATTTGTAATATAAACCCTGTTAAGTGATTTACCGTTGCATAACCGAATGCAACTTCCCTGTCTATTCCAAAAATATTTACCAGTGTACCTGTGCAAATGTAGTGGAATGCCCCTGCTGAATTCCCGGGCAGCGGTAAAAACATTGCAAATGTTATCATTGTCAGAACAAGATTTGCATCGACTAAATTCAGGTTGTTTATTCCGCATGCAAAAAATGTAATATATGCTGAAAGCAAATACATTATCCATATCAGAACGGTATATATAAATATCGGCAGGTAATCTTTTGGATATTTGATAAATAAGAAACCGCTCATTGTTGAGCTAAAGAATTTTTTTATTTTTATCTGAAATTTTTCAGGAAAAAATTTAGATGTGATTTTTTCTATTATATGCTCTGACTTCTCAAAGTTAAAAATTACCACAATAATAAAAACAATAACAGCTAAAGTGCCCAGTGAAGATATTAGCGCGATTTTTTCAACATTATATTCCGGGAAAGCAGCCCCAAGTTTATCTCTGAAGGCAAACAATGAAATCCCAAATGCGCCAAGTACACTAAGCACATCAAAAATTCTTTCAACTAATATTGTGCCGAATGATGCTGCCTTTGAAATATCTTCGTTACGCGCAAGAATAATCGGACGGGTAAACTCTCCCCCTCTTGGAATAACTGAGTTAAGCATGTAGCCAATCATAATCGGAGGAAAAAGATTTTTCATTGAGATATTTTCCTTGATGGGATTTAAAAAATACCTCCAGCGCAAAGCTCTGAAATAGCTGCCTATCAAAACTCCCACTAATCCCCCTGCAATGGCAAGGAAATAGTTTGTTTTCTTAAGCTCGTTTACAAGATCATCAAAATTGACTGAACGCAATGCAAGCCACAGAAATAGTGCCAGCAGAGCTGTTATAATAACAAACTTTAATATTTTTTTAAGAGTGGGATTCAGAGTAAAAAGCTAAAATAAAAAAAGTTAAGTGCAGATTTACACTTAACTTTTAAATAAAAATCTTTCAAAAATAATTCCAATTTTATCTCATATCAATTACTTCAACATCAGCAGGCGGTGAAAAAGTAAACTTTGATGAAGCAACACCGGCATCAAGATTTACATCTTTCAATGTATATGTATTTGTTCCTTCTTTGGAATTTACGGTAATTTTTTTGATTATGTAATCATTCTTATCAATCCAAATCTTTGCCGACTTTATATTCCCTTTGCTTCTTGGTGAAAGCTTTAATACATAGCAGTCAATAGAACCGACTTTATCTTCGCCGTCTAAATCAGAATAAAAATTTTCAGGATATGTAAATAAAAATTTGTTCGGCGAAAAAGTGCTGCCGTCATCTTTATAATTATCTATTACAACCTGTTTCTTCTTAGGTGAGTAAGTCCATGAAGTTGTGCCGTCAGTAATAATTACCTGTCCGCCGGTTTCAATTCTATACTTGTTGGTTTTCTTGATATAGATTGTTCCTGAAGCAGATTGTGATTTTCCCCCTGAGCCTTTATAGCTTTGAGAAAATGTTGCCTTTGCATCGGAAATACTTTCGTATTTATCCTGTGTTTTTTTAATAATGTCCTGAGCAGTTTGCGAATAGGAATCTTTTATTCCTATTGTTAGTGCTGCAGCTATTAATACGTATTTAAGTATGTTTATTTTTTTCATAATTCTTAAAATAGCTATATTTTAGTTGGTTTTCAATTTAGTAAAAATGGGATGGGGTTGTAAAGCTTTGAATGTAAAATGTAGAAATTAATGTTTGAATACAGGCGGCTTCCAGTTTGTTTTTTTGTATGATGCAAGTTCAAGTGTGATACTTCCTATTAAAACGTTAAGTTGTGCTTTTATCGGAACTCTGTATTCATCATCGGAAAACCAGCCGACAAACTCCCCTGTTAATCCGAATATCCCCGTAAAGTCCGCTACTCCTGCAATTTTAATAACCGATATATCATAATCTACAGCGCCAACCGAAACAACATCTTTATTAATATTGAATGAATACTTTACCGAGCTCTGCGCTTCATTTATAAATATCGGGATATTATAATTTTTATTTGCGAAAGAATTCATTCTCGCAGAATAAAAAATAGATAACCCGTCCTGAAATCTTATACCTTTATTGAATGAAATAGTTTCATTTCTTTCCGTTTTATTGTTCGTTTCTTTCAGGACTTTTACTTTATTCGAATCATAATTAAATCTGTAGTCAGTCTTTGCAATATCCTTATTCTTAAATTCAGTCGCAAAAAATTTCTTTGAGTAAAGCTGCTCTTTGTTCTGCTCCATTTCTGATTCAAATATATTATTCAGAGTAACAAATGGCACACCGTCATAACTTTTAATGTAAGCTATAGCATTGCACGTTTTTTTTCCTTCATCGGTTTCTATCTTAGTCATCTTTATCTTTACTTCACCGAGCTTTATAAATCCGAAATAAACGATATACTTCAGCTCTTCACCCTGGTCAAGAACTTTGGTTTGACTGTAAGCGCTACAGGCAAATCCGGTTAACAATAATATTAAAGCTAATCGTTTCAATTTATATAAATGAAAATGGTTTATCCGCTATATAAATATACGCGATAAACCATTTCATTTGAAATTTTATTTTCTAAGGTTTCCTAAATCTTTTGCTTCGTCAAATAAAGTGATCGCTTTTAAGAACTGTTCATCTGATGTTACAAAAACTGCATAGCTTCCCTCATTGCCCCAGATATCTCTTGCAATCTGTGATTTTATGGAGACTTCTATGAAGCTCTTATCTTTATCAAATTCGCTTTGGTTCATTGCAACACCTTTGCTTTCAGCAAATTTTATAAAATCATTCATCATTGAAGATGAAATATTGAATCCGTCTCTGAATGCATTGTAGGATTTATATGTTCCCTCAATGTTCTTTCTGTTGTTCGACATATAATTTTCTGTGAACAGATACATCAGATTTTGTCTTCTCAACGAAACTGTGTAAGGTGTAAGAGTATCAAGCTTTACAATATAATCAGGAGTAATACCGCCGCCGCCGAATATAATTCTGCCGCCCATTGTTTTGAACTCAGGATGTGTAGAATCGGCTTTATCTTTTGTATGATTCAAATTGTCACCTTCGCTCTCGTCTCTTGCTAAGTCAGATTTATATTTACCGCCTTCATAAGGTTTCTGAATAGAACGCCCTACCGGAGTATAATATCTTGCAGTCGTTACTCTGAATGCTGATTGGTCAGGCAAGTCAAACTGTCTCTGAACGAGGCCTTTACCGAATGTAGTTTCACCTACAATCAAGCCTCTGTCCCAGTCCTGAACTGCTCCTGCAACAATTTCACTTGCAGATGCTGAACCGCTGTTAACTAATACTATTAACGGAACATCATTTAATTTTCCGCCTTCTGAATTATAAACTTCGTTGAAGTCAGCAATTCTGCTCTTTGTATATACAATCTTTCCGCCTTTTGGAATAAACTCACTTCCCATCTTAAATGCCTGGTCTAAATATCCGCCCGGGTTACCGCGTAAGTCAAGAACGAGCTTCTTCATACCTTCGCCTTGCAGTTTCAAGTATGCTTTTGAGAATTCATCATAAGTTGTTGCTGAAAACTTTGATACTTTTATATAACCGATATCATTATTGTACATAAATGATGCATCGACGCTGTATAACGGAATTTTATCTCTTATTATTTCAAAATCCATCGTCTTATTACTTCCCGGTCTTGCAATTGTTACCACTACTTTTGTTCCCTTTTCTCCTCTGAGTTTTTTCGGAACGTCTTCACGTGTTAATTTTATTGCTGACTGTCCGTCAATCTTAACGATTTTATCTCCTGCTAATATGCCAAGCTTCTCTGATGGTCCACCTGAAATTGGAGAGACAATTGTAATCGTATCTGCTATGATGTCGAACTCAACTCCGATTCCTTCAAAGCTTCCCTGGAAATCTTCGTTAACTCTTTTCAACTGCTCTGCGCTTATATAAACTGAGTGAGGGTCAAGCTCTTCAAGCATGCCTTTTATAGCTGCTTCAGTAAGCTTCTGTGAATCAACTTCATCTACATAATATCTGGAAGTTATATTCAAAGCGTCGCTGAATTTTTTCACCTGTGCTGAAGTCTTGTCATCTGATACGGCATTCTGTATTTTTGTGCCTACAAAAAACGCCAGACCGACTATTAAAACATAAACTACTATTAAAAGTTTTTTATTCATTTTAAATTATTTTGATAAAAATAACATATAACCTATTTATAAGAAATACTATTAAAATCAGTATAAAGTTTCACTTTCTCTTCTCTAATGTCGTAATTATGGAATTGTTCCCCGCTTCCAGAATCCTTGAAATCGGGCACACATTCGCAATATATTTTACCCTGTCAAGCTGCGCATCATCAAGCTGACTTTTAACGATTATATTCCTTGAAAAAATATTCTTCGATGTTTTTTCAATAGTCTCAGTTTTCATATCCACATCTACAATAAGCTCCTCAATTTTCCAGCCTTTACGTTCCAGATACATACGGATTGTAATAGCAGTGCAGCTTGCAAGCGAGCCCGAAAGCAGCTCATAAGGGTTCATCCCTTCATCGCTTCCACCTTCTTCTACAGGTTCATCGGATATTACAGTATGTCCCTCTGTATGAAGAACGACTTTATACGAATTATTAAAAGATATTCCTCTGACTTTTTTCTTATCAGTCATATTTGTTTTATAAAAATTTTATCAAAATTATAAAATGCTCACGCTTATACGTGAGTTAAAGCTTCACCGATTACGTTTTCCAGGTCATAAACATTCTCAACACCTATCGATAATCTAATCAATTTATCCGTAATATTCATTGCTTCCCTGTGCTCCGGTTCAACTCCTGCATGAGTCATAGATGCAGGATGCTCGGCAAGAGATTCCGTACTGCCAAGACTTACTGCCAGCTTTATCAGCTTCAGATTATTTAAAAATCTGAAAGCTTCTTTTTCCCCGCCTTTAATATCGAACGATACCATCGCTCCGGGTGAAGAATATTGTCTCTTATAAATTTCATACTGTGCATCGGTTGGTTTCAACAATCCAAGATAATAAACTTTCTCTACCTTCGGATGATTGTTAAGATAATTTGCAATCACCTCTGCATTCTTTGCCTGCTGCTCCATCCTGACTTTTAGTGTTTCAAGACTTCTGAGCAATAACCATCCCGTCCACGGTCCCGCCATATTTCCTAAAAAAGTTCTAAGTGTTTTTACCCGTGACATAACTTCCTTCGAGCCAAGACATGCGCCTGCAATAACGTCGCTGTGTCCGCCGATATATTTCGTTGCGGAGTAAAGCACAAAGTCCGCTCCGTGTTTTAACGGATGCTGCCACAATGGTCCCATGTAAGTATTATCAACAGCAACGTAAACATTATTGTCTTCGTTTGAATATTTATCAGCAATGGCTTTACACATTTCAATATCTATCAATGCGTTCGTGGGGTTTGCGGGAGTCTCAATATAAATCATTCTAAGCTTATCGAATCTCTCTGAATTTTCTATCAGCGAAATCATTTCATCATACGATTGTCCCGGCTTAAACTCAAGCACGCTTACGTTTATCTTCTTCAAAAAATGATTTACAAAGTGGTCTGTACCTCCGTACAAAGGACTGCTGACCATTATCATATCTCCGGGTGAAAGAAATTCTAGCATCATTGTCGATATCGCAGACATACCGCTTTCAAACACTGCGCAGTCTTCAGCTTCATCCCAGAGTGTTAATCTATTCTCTAATATTTCTAAGTCAGGATTATTTATTCTGCTGTAAATCAGCCCAAGCTCTTCAGACGGCTTTTTATCACGAATGCCGTATGCAACTTCAAAGAAAGCCTTGCCTTCTTCCGCGCTTTTGAAACAAAAAGTTGAGGTCTGGAATATAGGACATTTAACTGCCCCTTCAGATAAGGCGGGTTTATATCCGTAGGACATCATTAGGCTTTCAGGTTTCATCTTCTGTAACATTTGATTCATTAATTCAATTAAGTAAATTAATTTGCCCGTTTACCCTGCATTAAGTTACGGATAGAATTGTGTAAATGTGAGTCAATAATAAATGAGAGAAGAGATTAGAAAGCTAGGATGCGAAACGAAGTATAAATCTCATCCTCATTTGGAGCTCAGCTCTTCGTCCCAAACCCCTGTTTGGGACGGAGTAAAAAAGCTGTTTTGAATTTTAATACCGCCCCCTCAGTTCCCCTCCTTATAAAGGAGGGGAAGAATTTTGGTGAAATATTTTAACACTTTGGTTTTACAAATTCTTTAAATGCTTAAGGACTAAATTCTTTATTAACCACCCCCTGCCCCCTCCTTGAAAAGGAGGGGGCACAAAAAAATTCATTATTCCGCCCTTTATAGGATGAAGTACTAATTACCTAATATGATTTCTTAAAATACTAACATCCCCCCTCCTTGAAAAGGAGGGGGAAGATTTATATTAAAATCTTTACATTCTATATTAGAGATAAAATCGAGCTGGCTTCCCCCTCCTTTACAAGGAGAGCTTGTCCCGCCAAAGGCGGGAGGGACTGAGGGGGTGGTTTAAATTTAGAAATTATTATCAAATATGATTCCCCTTTTCAAGGAGGAGCACTGTGGGGATCATTAATTAACATTCACCCTTACAATATTTAATTATTCTTTATTAATTATTAATTAACAAACCCTGTCAAGCAAAAAATATAAAACTCTCCCATTAGTACTAATTGGTACACTTCACTTCAAATCAAATTTTATATTAATTATTTTCGCAAGAGATATTCTTATTCTCATTTTGAGAGTAAAAATGAACAAAGAATTTAAATGATGCCTGGATTGGAAAAACAAAGGTTTGACAGATAACTTACGAGGGGGCGTAAGTTTTGATATATAATAAATCAATACTTAAGGGGTATAAAAAAACCCCGCAAATGCGGGGTTCAATTAAAAATAATTTTTATTTTCCTGCCGGAGGAGTTCCTTCTTGTGTCGGAGGAGGAGTGTTATTCGGCATTGTGTTAGGTGCCGTTTCGTTTACCGGTTTAGGTTTAAACTTTTCAAAGTTCTCTATAATTCGTTTTACAGATGTTTCAGTCTTGCTTAAGAATGTACTTGGATAAACACCAATCCAGACTATGAAAACAAGTAATGGAAGCACCGTTGCAAGTTCTAATTTTGAAATATCTTTTAAGTCTTTGTTCTTTTCATTTTCAATAGGTCCGAGCATAACTCTCTGGAACATCCACAATAAATAAACCGCTGCAAGAATTACTGCAGTAGTTGATAATATAGAGTAAACAGGTGTTCCAAGATTTGCAGATTTATAAGCACCGATCAATACAAGAAACTCACCGATAAATCCGTTAAGTCCCGGTAATCCGATTGAAGAAAATACGACAACCATAAAAATAACTGAGAACACGGGCATAACTTTCATAAGTCCGCCGTACTCTGCAATGAGTTTTGTATGTCTTCTTTCATAAAGCATACCGACAATCAAGAAGAGCGCGCCTGTAGAAAGTCCGTGGTTAATCATTTGAATAACGCCGCCCTGCATTGATTCCTGTGTAAGAGCAAATGTACCGAGCACTATAAATGCCATGTGAGAAACCGATGAATAAGCAACAAGCTTTTTAACATCTTTCTGCACTATGGAAACTAACGCTCCGTAAATAATACCTACTGTTGCAAGTACTGCAATGTAAGGAGTCATCGCAACAAATCCCGACGGGAAAAGCGGCAATGAAAATCTTATTAATCCGTACGTACCCATCTTCAAAAGAATGGCGGCAAGAATAACTGAGCCGGAAGTCGGCGCCTGAACGTGTGCATCTGGCAGCCATGTATGGAACGGAAAGAGCGGTACCTTTATTAAGAAACTTAGTGTGAAAAGTATAAATAAAAATGTCTGTTTATCGGCAGCGATGCTTGGAGATACAAGAATCAATCTTGTAAGGTCAGTGGTGAACTCCCCTATCATCGGCTGACATAAGAATCCGAGCCAGATAATTCCGATAAGAAGCAGCACGCTTCCGAACATTGTATATAAGAAAAATTTAACCGTAGCATAAATTCTTTCTTCACCACCCCAGATACCTATCATGAAATACATCGGGATAAGTATGAATTCCCAGAAGAGATAGAATAATATTAAATCGAGCGAGCAGAATACACCAACGAGCGTTCCTTCAAGCAATAAAATAAGAAAGAAGTATTCCTTCACTCTTGTTTTAATTGTATTCCATGAAGCAAGAATGCAGATAGGAATAATGAAAGTGGAAAGCACTACAAGCAGCATAGAAATTCCGTCAATCCCAAGATAATAATAGGAATTCAGAGCCGTGACCCATTTCCATTTTTCAACGAACTGATATTCAGGGTTTGCAGGATTGTATGTAAAGAAAAGCACCAGTGATAATACAAAAGGTATCAATGAGACAATCATTGCATACCACTTTATCATAGTCTCGTTTTCTTTTTTCATGAACAAAATCAGAAATGCAAGAACTATCGGAGCAAAAATTGTTAAAGAAAGAATA from Bacteroidota bacterium carries:
- a CDS encoding amidophosphoribosyltransferase, encoding MDFFKSYKSTLNYINLIKKVKEYKKKESAINSNCGVFGIYNNPEAGIMTYYGLHSLQHRGQEAAGIVSSEFLPDEKRYRFNIHKDHGLVSNVFRDEKILTDVLKGNAAIGHTRYSTTGASDKRTNIQPFKVNFKGGNLALSHNGNLTNTKELRNYLQNEGTLFQTSTDSELLLHLIARSKKETIEDKILDAVSYIRGAYSICILTDDKLFAIRDPYGVRPFCMGKLGDSFVFASETCALDIINADYVRDVMPGEMITIDKDVIETQKEKSIIFKKVDQYKHCIFEYIYFSRPDSIVFEEKVDKVRRRIGKNLALESQPPKKESDPKRVVVINVPDSSNTATLGYFSEAVKHNQDIKNEIGLIRSHYVGRTFIQPGQDKREMKVRTKFNIVKGVLADRKVVMIDDSIVRGTTSKLLVDLLKKANPKEIHLKITSPPIVSPCYYGMDFPSKAELIANQKNQNIEEIRDSLGVTSLAYLTEEKLLESVPKTHPETGFCTACFTGNYPIQIEGLDEFSKSNLDD
- a CDS encoding PHP domain-containing protein gives rise to the protein MFEYSGAIHIHSTYSDGTGTVPDIMRFANETNLDFAILTDHNTMKAKDDGYEKWYNDSMLIVGYEMNDLQNKNHYLTFGLEKVIGSYEKLDDGELGSILTAEEYVKKINEEGGFGFTAHPDEKRKLLPDHPSYPWQAWDAEFTGIEIWNHMSEWIEGMNEKNKLQRFIHPLRSIVAPPETTLKKWDDLNTKRKVVAMGGIDAHAHKQNIMGFYEVEIFPYKVLFKSIRTNVLLETEIKKNNPQTYHHDRNKILEALKNGNSFIVNTYHGSGKGFRFFADYNGRTYIMGDEIIYDNPDKKIILRALIPEKARVRLIKDGVCIDEFESMECIWDSDEKGCYRIECWKQDKGWIFSNHIRVL
- a CDS encoding DUF2085 domain-containing protein; this translates as MEIGGVFAKISVFIYYFFTPICHQQDARSFHLLGYKFAVCSRCTSIYLGFLIAVIFYPVKFKLSNTELPSIWFLIIPVFLIAADALLDVFGLMTNSFLTRSLTGGIAGFMLPFFLIPGFVKLVNDIFNSFYKKIKV
- a CDS encoding VTT domain-containing protein; the encoded protein is MDAIIEFFKNLYNYEALIKMVGFYGVIAIVFAETGLLIGFFLPGDSLLLTAGLLTATNFLGVDITTLIVALVLAAVIGDNCGYWFGRLTGEKIFARKDSKLFKQKYLTSAKEFYEKHGGKAIIYARFVPFARTFAPIVAGVAKMPYQKYVTFSISGGILWIASMSLAGYFFGQIPVVKQNFEKVVILVIVLSVLPIVIGYFKERKKKKAAKA
- a CDS encoding flippase-like domain-containing protein, producing MRSVNFDDLVNELKKTNYFLAIAGGLVGVLIGSYFRALRWRYFLNPIKENISMKNLFPPIMIGYMLNSVIPRGGEFTRPIILARNEDISKAASFGTILVERIFDVLSVLGAFGISLFAFRDKLGAAFPEYNVEKIALISSLGTLAVIVFIIVVIFNFEKSEHIIEKITSKFFPEKFQIKIKKFFSSTMSGFLFIKYPKDYLPIFIYTVLIWIMYLLSAYITFFACGINNLNLVDANLVLTMITFAMFLPLPGNSAGAFHYICTGTLVNIFGIDREVAFGYATVNHLTGFILQILIGAYYFFKENYKVKDLQS
- the lolA gene encoding outer membrane lipoprotein chaperone LolA: MKKINILKYVLIAAALTIGIKDSYSQTAQDIIKKTQDKYESISDAKATFSQSYKGSGGKSQSASGTIYIKKTNKYRIETGGQVIITDGTTSWTYSPKKKQVVIDNYKDDGSTFSPNKFLFTYPENFYSDLDGEDKVGSIDCYVLKLSPRSKGNIKSAKIWIDKNDYIIKKITVNSKEGTNTYTLKDVNLDAGVASSKFTFSPPADVEVIDMR
- a CDS encoding DUF3108 domain-containing protein translates to MKRLALILLLTGFACSAYSQTKVLDQGEELKYIVYFGFIKLGEVKIKMTKIETDEGKKTCNAIAYIKSYDGVPFVTLNNIFESEMEQNKEQLYSKKFFATEFKNKDIAKTDYRFNYDSNKVKVLKETNNKTERNETISFNKGIRFQDGLSIFYSARMNSFANKNYNIPIFINEAQSSVKYSFNINKDVVSVGAVDYDISVIKIAGVADFTGIFGLTGEFVGWFSDDEYRVPIKAQLNVLIGSITLELASYKKTNWKPPVFKH